Part of the Candidatus Acidiferrales bacterium genome is shown below.
AGATCGCGGGAAAGAAACGGCTCAGCCCGCCAACGAGCCTTGCCGGGCAAGCGGCTCCTTGTCCCGCCTCAGGCAGGGTGCTTGCTTTCCTTGTCCTTTTCGGCCCTGGCGTGAGCCAGTCCGCCTGGGCGGGGCTCAAAGCAACGCCGGCAGCGCGCTTCATACTTGTCCTGAGCGCCGACCACGATCAATTCCTCCGAGCCGATCAATCGCTGGGTGTGCTTGGCCGGGTTGCCGCAGCGGACACAAATCGCCAACAACTTCGTGATCTCCTCGGCGATGGAGAGCAGGTGCGGGATAGGGGCGAAGGGCCGGCCCATGAAGTCGGTATCGAGGCCGGCGACAATTACCCGCTTGCCCATGTTCGCCAGCTTCTGGCATATGTCCACCAGCTCGTCGCCCAGGAACTGCCCTTCATCAATCCCGATCACCTCGGTCCTGGGGTCCACCCGCTCCAGAATTTCGACCGCCGAGGTGACCAGATCGGAAGCAATGCGAAGGTCGCTGTGGGAGACGATTTCGGCCTGGGAATAGCGCTGGTCAATGAGCGGCTTGAAAATCTGCACGCGCTGGCGGGCAATCTCGGCCC
Proteins encoded:
- a CDS encoding thymidine kinase; protein product: AEIARQRVQIFKPLIDQRYSQAEIVSHSDLRIASDLVTSAVEILERVDPRTEVIGIDEGQFLGDELVDICQKLANMGKRVIVAGLDTDFMGRPFAPIPHLLSIAEEITKLLAICVRCGNPAKHTQRLIGSEELIVVGAQDKYEARCRRCFEPRPGGLAHARAEKDKESKHPA